One part of the Oscillatoria sp. FACHB-1407 genome encodes these proteins:
- a CDS encoding TM0106 family RecB-like putative nuclease, translating to MLGKLPANADRPDFVEADVNSTASPIWMSNHADLAAIAASNPQLWLTNELLFNYQRCRRRAYLDVFGDWEQSDPPSDYLLKLRQDSYNHQLLVMAESPVEQAHYTPRDWLAGAAATLDLMQKGVDRIARAVLLLPQDNDIVLVSCPDLLIKEPGASYFGNWRYVPTEIKLGKRPKLDYQITAAFHAYVLAAVQGAWSETSFLVLRQRGAYPVDLVELLPKMQTVLDDCIQMLSAQQEPDVFIAHNRCDLCHWFSHCYGIATRDRHLSLLPGVTPSRYIHLENLQLTTVESLAAAHPHQLESLPGFGTQVAHRLIRQAQSTLQQRAMVKPFEPDVTPNPLLTKAEIPTEPIELYFDIEAAPEQNLVYLHGVLVVDRLQQTETFYPLLADRPEDEGVIWQQFIDLVWQYPTAPIFHFCPYEVQTVKRLAEYYGTPYRQIEPLLTRFIDLHERVTRVAILPVESYALKPIARWLGFNWRDQGANGAQSIYWYSEWLSTGDRTFLDAILCYNEDDCRATHKVKDWLAEFVKAVYLGD from the coding sequence ATGTTGGGAAAGTTACCTGCTAATGCCGATCGCCCCGATTTTGTTGAGGCTGATGTCAACTCCACAGCCTCTCCCATTTGGATGTCTAATCATGCAGATTTAGCGGCAATTGCAGCCAGTAATCCCCAACTTTGGTTGACGAATGAGTTGCTGTTTAACTATCAACGATGTCGCCGACGAGCCTATTTAGATGTGTTTGGTGACTGGGAACAGAGCGACCCCCCCAGCGACTATTTGTTGAAGCTTCGGCAAGACAGTTACAATCACCAATTGCTGGTAATGGCTGAAAGCCCCGTCGAGCAAGCCCACTATACCCCCCGTGATTGGCTCGCTGGAGCCGCTGCTACGTTGGACTTGATGCAAAAAGGGGTCGATCGCATTGCGCGTGCTGTGTTGTTGCTGCCGCAGGATAACGATATTGTTTTGGTCAGTTGTCCTGACTTGCTAATTAAGGAACCGGGAGCCTCCTATTTCGGGAATTGGCGATATGTGCCCACCGAGATTAAATTGGGCAAGCGTCCTAAACTCGACTATCAAATCACCGCCGCCTTTCACGCCTATGTGTTGGCTGCCGTACAGGGAGCCTGGTCAGAAACCAGTTTTTTGGTTCTGCGGCAACGGGGTGCCTATCCGGTTGATCTGGTTGAACTATTACCCAAAATGCAGACCGTTCTGGATGACTGTATTCAGATGCTTTCAGCGCAGCAAGAACCAGACGTGTTCATCGCTCACAACCGCTGCGACCTCTGTCACTGGTTCAGTCATTGCTATGGCATTGCCACCCGCGATCGCCACCTTTCTCTATTGCCGGGGGTCACACCCAGTCGCTACATCCACCTCGAAAATCTGCAACTGACCACGGTTGAATCACTGGCAGCCGCCCATCCCCATCAACTAGAGTCCCTACCCGGATTTGGCACCCAGGTCGCACATCGCTTAATTCGACAGGCACAGTCAACTCTACAACAACGGGCAATGGTCAAACCCTTTGAACCCGACGTTACACCCAATCCTCTTTTGACTAAGGCAGAGATACCCACCGAACCCATTGAACTCTACTTTGATATTGAGGCAGCACCAGAGCAAAACCTGGTCTATCTGCATGGCGTTCTCGTGGTCGATCGCCTCCAACAAACAGAAACTTTTTACCCACTCCTCGCCGATCGCCCCGAAGATGAAGGCGTGATCTGGCAGCAATTTATCGACTTAGTGTGGCAATATCCCACAGCCCCTATCTTTCACTTTTGCCCCTACGAAGTGCAAACGGTGAAACGACTGGCAGAGTATTACGGCACACCCTACCGTCAGATCGAACCGTTGCTGACCCGCTTTATCGATCTGCACGAACGAGTCACCCGTGTGGCAATCCTTCCGGTCGAGAGCTATGCCCTCAAACCGATCGCCCGCTGGTTGGGCTTCAACTGGCGAGATCAGGGAGCCAACGGGGCTCAGTCGATTTACTGGTACTCAGAATGGCTATCAACGGGCGATCGCACCTTTCTCGATGCGATCCTCTGCTACAACGAAGACGATTGCCGAGCGACCCACAAAGTCAAAGATTGGCTAGCGGAATTTGTCAAGGCTGTCTACTTAGGGGATTAG
- a CDS encoding DUF928 domain-containing protein, whose protein sequence is MWSASVQACGLGDAIRNRRSLPDWDRVAHPTSDLLKANWLWEREKQAIAPPTNPSNLSQIVWVSRETPSLGRRDDTSRRCGRELEVGYPPVVLVPQQVYGRTISAAPKLFIYVPPTQGMKAELNLISPDYQLILTKEFTLPQGEGIIVVDLEMPDRNSALQLGALYEWNFVIPIDPVDPSGDVSLYGWVERIEPGSELSSVLAHSTTGDRPLHLAAAGVWYDTLTSLHTLRQLNPDNPHYTAQWQQLLESVDLEYLANQPVIAEF, encoded by the coding sequence GTGTGGTCGGCTTCAGTGCAGGCTTGTGGTTTGGGAGATGCAATTCGCAATCGCCGCAGTTTGCCAGATTGGGATAGAGTGGCTCACCCAACATCAGACCTCCTGAAAGCGAATTGGCTCTGGGAGCGTGAAAAGCAGGCGATCGCACCCCCTACCAATCCGTCAAATTTATCTCAGATAGTTTGGGTATCCCGCGAAACGCCATCTCTGGGAAGGCGCGATGATACCTCAAGGCGATGTGGCAGAGAGCTTGAGGTTGGCTATCCTCCGGTTGTGTTGGTTCCCCAGCAGGTCTACGGACGAACGATTTCTGCCGCTCCCAAGTTGTTTATCTACGTGCCACCCACGCAAGGCATGAAAGCAGAATTAAACCTCATCAGCCCAGACTATCAACTGATACTGACTAAGGAATTTACCTTGCCTCAAGGAGAAGGGATTATTGTCGTTGACCTCGAAATGCCCGATCGCAATTCTGCGTTGCAACTTGGAGCACTGTACGAGTGGAACTTTGTCATTCCTATCGACCCGGTTGATCCGAGTGGGGATGTGTCGCTGTATGGCTGGGTAGAACGCATTGAACCCGGATCAGAATTGTCGTCCGTGTTAGCCCACAGTACAACTGGCGATCGCCCATTGCATCTGGCAGCAGCAGGGGTTTGGTATGACACACTAACGTCGCTTCACACGCTGCGCCAATTGAATCCTGACAATCCTCACTACACTGCCCAGTGGCAGCAATTGCTGGAATCGGTTGACCTGGAATATCTTGCCAATCAACCTGTGATTGCTGAGTTTTAA
- the dps gene encoding DNA starvation/stationary phase protection protein Dps encodes MGSNGRSQVLYPTRIDIPADIRTQIIALLNQTLATSLDLKTQVKQAHWNVKGLNFYQLHELFDEMAGELEEYVDLFAERVTALGGLALGTARIAAAQSELPEYPLDILGGEAHITALADRYAIYAKSLREGIAQTDELGDADTADLYTEVSRDIDKRLWFLEAHLQTSAINSSVATAEKATVVS; translated from the coding sequence ATGGGTAGCAATGGTCGTAGCCAAGTTTTGTATCCCACTCGCATTGATATTCCTGCCGATATTCGCACTCAAATCATTGCGCTTTTGAATCAAACGTTGGCGACAAGCCTCGATCTCAAAACGCAAGTTAAGCAAGCCCACTGGAATGTGAAGGGGCTAAACTTCTATCAACTGCATGAGCTGTTTGATGAAATGGCAGGCGAACTGGAAGAATACGTTGATCTGTTTGCTGAGCGAGTCACCGCTTTAGGTGGGTTAGCTTTAGGCACTGCCCGTATTGCCGCAGCCCAGTCAGAGTTACCAGAATATCCTCTCGATATTCTGGGTGGCGAAGCTCACATTACGGCACTTGCCGATCGCTACGCTATCTATGCTAAGTCGTTGCGGGAAGGTATCGCCCAAACCGATGAGTTGGGTGATGCGGATACGGCTGATCTCTATACCGAAGTGTCTCGCGACATTGACAAGCGTCTGTGGTTCCTCGAAGCGCACCTGCAAACCTCTGCCATCAACTCCTCGGTAGCAACGGCTGAGAAAGCGACTGTGGTGAGCTGA
- a CDS encoding pyridoxal phosphate-dependent aminotransferase produces MKLAGRVGQVSPSMTLAIDAKAKAMKADGIDICSFSAGEPDFDTPKHIVEAAKTALDQGKTRYGPAAGEPKLREAIAQKLQHVNNLCYGADNIIVTNGGKQSLYNLMMAMIDPGDEVIIPAPYWLSYPEMVKLAGGTPVIIPTTAEAGYRITAEQLRQAITPQTKLFILNSPSNPTGMVYTPDEIRAIAAVVVEHDIWVVSDEIYEKILYDGAQHLSIGAASPEAYDRTIVSSGFAKTYAMTGWRIGFLAAPVPIIQAVSTIQGHSTSNVCTFAQYGAIAAYEGPQTCVTEMVTAFAERRQVMLDALNAIPGLQCPKPDGAFYVFPDISKLGIKSIDFCSALLEQKQVAAIPGIAFGADSCIRLSYATGLDTIRKGMERLDAFVRSL; encoded by the coding sequence ATGAAACTGGCAGGGCGAGTCGGACAGGTATCACCGTCAATGACATTGGCGATCGATGCAAAAGCGAAGGCAATGAAAGCTGACGGCATTGACATTTGTAGCTTCAGCGCAGGAGAACCTGACTTTGACACTCCGAAACACATTGTTGAAGCGGCGAAGACTGCGCTTGACCAGGGCAAAACACGCTACGGTCCAGCCGCAGGGGAGCCAAAATTGCGAGAGGCGATCGCCCAAAAACTGCAACACGTTAATAATTTGTGTTACGGCGCAGACAATATTATTGTTACCAACGGTGGCAAACAATCGCTGTACAACTTGATGATGGCAATGATTGACCCCGGAGACGAGGTGATCATTCCCGCTCCTTATTGGCTCAGCTACCCCGAAATGGTGAAATTGGCAGGGGGAACCCCTGTAATCATTCCCACAACCGCTGAAGCCGGATATCGCATCACGGCTGAACAACTGCGCCAAGCCATCACCCCCCAGACCAAACTCTTCATCCTCAACTCCCCTTCCAATCCGACGGGGATGGTCTACACTCCTGACGAGATTCGGGCGATCGCCGCTGTAGTCGTGGAGCATGACATTTGGGTGGTTTCTGACGAAATCTACGAGAAGATTCTCTACGATGGGGCGCAACACCTTAGCATTGGTGCTGCCAGTCCTGAAGCCTACGATCGCACGATTGTCAGCAGCGGCTTTGCTAAAACCTACGCTATGACCGGCTGGCGTATTGGTTTCCTGGCTGCTCCCGTGCCGATCATTCAGGCAGTAAGCACCATTCAAGGTCATAGCACTTCCAACGTCTGCACCTTCGCTCAGTATGGGGCGATCGCGGCTTATGAAGGCCCTCAAACGTGTGTCACTGAAATGGTGACCGCCTTTGCTGAACGGCGACAGGTGATGCTGGATGCCCTCAACGCCATTCCAGGGTTACAGTGTCCTAAACCCGATGGAGCCTTTTACGTCTTCCCTGATATCAGCAAGCTAGGGATAAAATCAATTGATTTTTGTAGTGCGCTGTTGGAGCAAAAACAGGTTGCTGCTATTCCAGGCATTGCCTTTGGGGCGGACTCCTGCATTCGTCTATCCTACGCTACTGGGTTAGACACGATTCGTAAGGGGATGGAGCGGTTGGATGCATTTGTGCGATCGCTCTAA
- a CDS encoding histidinol-phosphate transaminase, whose amino-acid sequence MLPYLRSDLAQLVAYTPHPGGAGHAPTEMPQLLDRLDTNESPVDLSEELKQKLSWLVQQEIESNRYPDGSHAQLKGAIAKYVTESAPLTTPIAPEQISVSNGSDELIRSILIATCLSGEGSILVAQPTFSMYGITAKTLGIPVVTVGRSPDFEINLPAAQAAIAQTQNPPIRVVFVVHPNSPTGNALTEAELAWLRNLPEQILVVVDEAYFEFSQTTVVAELAQRPNWVVLRTLSKAFRLAGHRVGYAIAHPELIAALEKVRLPYNLPSLSQAAAELAIAHRDTLLSSIPALLAERDQLLSIWSSHPRLQVWSSTANFIFLRLKLGDVSPEQAEATLEEVFQQLRSQGTLIRKISGGLRITVGTPSENQRTVERLQGILDSL is encoded by the coding sequence ATGCTTCCGTATCTCCGTTCCGACCTGGCTCAACTTGTTGCTTATACGCCTCATCCCGGTGGAGCGGGACATGCACCCACCGAGATGCCCCAGTTACTCGATCGCCTCGATACCAACGAAAGCCCAGTCGATCTGTCGGAGGAACTGAAGCAAAAACTGAGTTGGCTGGTGCAACAGGAGATCGAGTCAAACCGATATCCCGATGGCTCTCACGCCCAACTGAAAGGGGCGATCGCGAAATACGTCACAGAATCAGCACCCCTCACTACACCGATCGCCCCCGAACAGATTTCGGTGAGCAATGGGTCTGATGAACTGATTCGCTCCATTTTGATTGCCACCTGCTTGAGTGGAGAGGGATCGATTTTGGTGGCACAACCCACCTTCTCGATGTATGGCATTACAGCAAAAACGTTGGGTATCCCCGTCGTAACAGTGGGGCGATCGCCCGACTTTGAGATTAATCTGCCAGCGGCTCAGGCAGCGATCGCCCAAACCCAAAACCCTCCGATTCGGGTGGTGTTTGTAGTGCATCCTAACTCCCCCACGGGAAACGCTCTAACGGAAGCAGAGTTAGCATGGTTGCGCAACCTGCCGGAGCAGATTCTGGTTGTTGTGGATGAGGCATATTTTGAATTTAGCCAGACCACAGTCGTTGCGGAACTAGCACAGCGTCCGAATTGGGTCGTGTTGCGGACTCTATCCAAGGCGTTTCGGTTGGCAGGGCATCGAGTCGGCTATGCGATCGCCCATCCAGAGTTGATCGCTGCATTGGAAAAAGTGCGCCTACCTTACAATTTGCCGAGCCTGTCCCAGGCAGCGGCTGAGTTAGCGATCGCCCATCGCGATACGCTCCTTTCGAGCATTCCTGCCCTGTTAGCTGAGCGTGATCAGTTGCTCTCAATCTGGTCGAGTCATCCCCGTTTACAGGTCTGGTCAAGCACAGCGAACTTTATCTTTTTGCGGCTCAAACTGGGGGACGTCTCCCCAGAGCAGGCAGAGGCAACCCTGGAGGAGGTGTTTCAACAGTTGCGATCGCAGGGCACGTTAATTCGCAAGATTAGCGGTGGGTTGCGAATCACGGTGGGCACTCCCAGTGAAAATCAACGCACCGTTGAGCGATTGCAGGGGATTTTGGATTCTCTTTAA
- a CDS encoding cysteine peptidase family C39 domain-containing protein — protein sequence MISKLSIYATFLLGALAFWWGIRLGRLLLRRGATADNLFKGKDAASLAFLGLYFALMFLVLHVPQMQELPLMWRVHGMQVTWTFLRVILLGMCGVGFIISWKTARLQVIAVVLVGLLGLGGFTAAEAYFLQPIHASLRDNLRPNGVFQQTSSSSCAPAALATILHRWGLNATESDVARYAGTSRLGTSMPQLIVAARELGMDGIELSPTWEQMQQINRPGVLATWLYGQNGRVAHATALLGLSDEVATIADPAFGRIYRVTRSQFDRIWRRTYVPIYRPTDALLSPNQAATYLQKLGFWQQATPVSNPERSPNSASAKGKKAGDGSSALSPTGQGMSDTVQLADLTAAIQQFQTAMALRPTGELDAETVLFLTGPFLQEVPILKSQHSPDH from the coding sequence GTGATATCGAAACTTTCTATATATGCCACATTCCTTCTGGGTGCTCTGGCATTTTGGTGGGGTATTCGTCTGGGTCGGCTCTTGCTAAGGCGAGGGGCGACTGCTGATAATCTTTTCAAGGGAAAAGATGCAGCATCGCTGGCATTTTTGGGGCTGTATTTTGCTCTGATGTTTTTGGTGTTGCATGTGCCACAGATGCAGGAACTACCCCTGATGTGGCGAGTACATGGGATGCAAGTTACCTGGACGTTTTTGCGGGTGATTTTGCTGGGCATGTGTGGAGTGGGCTTTATCATCAGTTGGAAGACTGCCCGACTCCAGGTTATTGCTGTGGTGCTGGTGGGTCTGTTGGGGCTAGGGGGCTTTACGGCTGCCGAAGCCTATTTCCTGCAACCCATTCATGCATCCCTGCGAGACAACCTCAGACCGAATGGCGTGTTTCAACAGACTTCATCCAGTAGTTGTGCTCCTGCCGCTCTGGCGACAATTTTGCATCGGTGGGGGTTAAACGCAACCGAGTCGGATGTAGCTCGTTATGCCGGGACGAGTCGCTTGGGAACCTCAATGCCTCAGCTTATCGTAGCGGCACGAGAGTTAGGGATGGATGGCATTGAGTTATCGCCTACCTGGGAGCAGATGCAGCAGATTAATCGACCGGGCGTGTTGGCAACCTGGCTCTATGGGCAAAATGGGCGCGTTGCTCATGCGACTGCTCTGTTGGGCTTGAGTGATGAAGTCGCGACGATCGCTGACCCCGCTTTTGGGAGGATCTATCGCGTCACGCGCAGTCAGTTCGATCGCATCTGGCGACGCACCTATGTTCCCATTTATCGCCCAACAGATGCGCTGTTGTCGCCTAACCAGGCGGCGACCTATCTGCAAAAGTTGGGGTTTTGGCAGCAAGCAACCCCAGTGTCAAATCCGGAGCGATCGCCCAATTCAGCATCAGCTAAGGGAAAAAAGGCAGGGGACGGGAGTTCGGCACTTTCACCGACTGGGCAGGGAATGTCAGATACGGTGCAATTGGCTGATCTAACGGCGGCGATTCAGCAGTTTCAAACGGCGATGGCGTTAAGACCGACTGGAGAGTTGGATGCAGAAACGGTGCTATTTTTGACAGGTCCGTTTTTGCAGGAGGTGCCAATTTTGAAATCGCAGCATTCTCCTGACCACTGA
- a CDS encoding aminotransferase class V-fold PLP-dependent enzyme, whose product MTATPTATSIEQHRQHFPALINKAYFNYGGQGPMPAGAIAAIQQAHESMQRLGPFSREANIWIEQEIAQIRGAIAAELHVSPASITLTENVSAGCNIPLWGMDWRPGDHLLLSDCEHQTVFGIAQALQHRFGIEVSVFSLLDLLHGGDPVEAIAQHLRPTTRLVAISHVLWNTGQVLPLADIVATCHAYPANSAPVRVFVDAAQSVGMLPLNLTESGVDFYAFTGHKWWCGAAGLGGLYVSPEAADSLSPTFVGWRSVVKDSKGYPTGWLADGRRFEVATSDYPLGLALREAIALHNAWGTAEARYQRICELSRYLWGRLVAIDFIHCLVNRPPQSGLVSFQVTAGTLKHDQCVQRLEQEGFLLRTLANPNCIRACVHYFTSEAEIDRLVAAIRAL is encoded by the coding sequence ATGACTGCAACGCCTACTGCCACCTCTATTGAGCAACATCGACAACACTTTCCTGCGTTGATAAACAAAGCCTATTTCAACTACGGAGGGCAAGGTCCAATGCCTGCTGGAGCGATCGCCGCGATTCAACAAGCCCACGAGTCGATGCAGCGGTTGGGGCCCTTTTCCAGAGAGGCAAATATCTGGATTGAACAAGAGATTGCTCAAATACGGGGGGCGATCGCGGCTGAGTTGCACGTTTCTCCTGCATCCATCACCCTCACAGAAAATGTCTCGGCGGGATGCAATATTCCTTTGTGGGGTATGGATTGGCGACCGGGCGATCATCTGCTGTTATCCGATTGTGAACATCAAACGGTTTTTGGCATTGCTCAAGCCCTGCAACACCGATTTGGCATTGAGGTTTCTGTTTTTTCTTTGCTTGATTTGTTGCATGGGGGAGATCCAGTTGAGGCGATCGCTCAACATTTGCGCCCCACGACTCGTCTGGTCGCTATTAGCCATGTGTTGTGGAATACGGGACAGGTGTTGCCATTGGCAGACATCGTAGCGACCTGTCATGCTTACCCGGCAAACTCGGCACCTGTGCGGGTGTTTGTGGATGCGGCGCAATCGGTGGGGATGTTGCCGTTGAATTTGACCGAATCGGGAGTGGATTTCTACGCCTTTACGGGGCATAAGTGGTGGTGTGGTGCAGCGGGGTTAGGAGGTTTGTATGTCAGCCCTGAAGCGGCAGACAGTCTGTCTCCGACGTTTGTAGGGTGGCGTAGCGTCGTCAAAGATAGCAAAGGTTACCCCACGGGGTGGCTTGCGGATGGACGACGGTTTGAAGTTGCCACCTCTGATTACCCATTGGGTTTAGCATTGCGAGAGGCGATCGCTCTCCATAACGCCTGGGGAACTGCCGAAGCCCGTTATCAGCGCATCTGTGAATTGAGCCGCTACCTCTGGGGACGGTTAGTGGCGATCGACTTCATTCATTGCCTGGTGAACCGTCCCCCACAGTCGGGTTTAGTCTCCTTTCAAGTGACAGCAGGCACATTGAAGCATGACCAGTGTGTCCAACGTCTGGAACAGGAAGGGTTTCTGCTGCGTACCCTGGCAAACCCGAACTGTATTCGCGCCTGCGTCCACTACTTTACGTCAGAGGCTGAGATTGATCGTCTGGTTGCGGCAATTCGCGCCTTATAG
- the glgB gene encoding 1,4-alpha-glucan branching enzyme: MLMTVAPEQIERIVWNQHHDPFEVLGPHLIAQDGKSVWAVRAYLPNADAAWVVFPEERKEYPMQAVHNPHFFECVLDTEEMANYQLRIQEGEHERVIYDPYAFRSPLLTDFDVYLFGEGNHHRIYEKLGAHLTEIDGVKGVYFAVWAPNARNVSVLGDFNWWDGRKHQMRRIENGIWELFIPSVGVGDRYKFEIKNHAGHIYEKSDPYGYQQEVRPKTASIVTDLNSYEWHDQEWIEKRRHTDALSQPISVYEVHLGSWLHASSAEPPITVDGEPGNVVVVADLKPGARFLTYRELAERLIPYVKELGFTHVELLPIAEHPFDGSWGYQVTGYYACTSRYGTPQDFMYFVDQCHANGIGVIVDWVPGHFPKDGHGLAFFDGSHLYEHADPRKGEHKEWGTLVFNYARNEVRNFLVANALFWFDKYHIDGIRVDAVASMLYLDYCRKDGEWVANQYGGRENIEAADFLRQMNHVVFSYFPGALTIAEESTSWPMVSWPTYVGGLGFNLKWNMGWMHDMIDYFHMDPWFRQFHQNNVTFSIMYAFSENFMLAFSHDEVVHGKSNMIGKMPGDEWQKYANLRCLYSYMFTHPGKKTLFMSMEFGQWSEWNVWGDLEWHLLQYDAPQKLKNFVGKLNQLYRSEPSLHSQDFSFDGFEWIDCSDNRHSVVSFIRKAKDSEDYVVVVCNFTPQPHAHYRVGVPDHGFYTELFNSDSREYGGSNMGNLGGKWAEEWSFHNRPYSIDLCLPPLGVLVLKLDREKTEAAKRPQQ; encoded by the coding sequence ATGTTGATGACCGTTGCGCCAGAACAGATTGAACGGATTGTTTGGAACCAGCATCATGATCCGTTTGAAGTCTTGGGACCGCACCTGATCGCACAAGACGGCAAATCGGTATGGGCAGTACGGGCTTATCTTCCCAATGCGGATGCTGCCTGGGTGGTCTTCCCAGAAGAGCGCAAAGAATACCCCATGCAAGCGGTGCATAATCCCCACTTCTTTGAGTGTGTGCTGGATACCGAAGAGATGGCGAACTACCAACTTCGTATCCAGGAAGGGGAGCACGAGCGGGTGATTTACGATCCCTATGCGTTTCGATCGCCCCTGCTCACTGATTTTGACGTTTATCTTTTTGGCGAGGGCAATCACCATCGCATCTACGAAAAGTTAGGCGCACACCTGACTGAGATTGATGGGGTTAAAGGGGTTTATTTTGCCGTCTGGGCACCCAACGCACGCAATGTCTCTGTGTTGGGTGACTTTAACTGGTGGGATGGGCGCAAACATCAGATGCGCCGTATTGAGAACGGCATTTGGGAATTGTTTATTCCCAGTGTGGGAGTGGGCGATCGCTACAAGTTTGAGATTAAGAACCACGCCGGACATATCTACGAGAAATCCGATCCCTACGGCTATCAACAGGAAGTTCGCCCCAAAACGGCATCCATCGTCACTGACCTCAATAGTTACGAGTGGCATGATCAGGAATGGATTGAAAAACGCCGCCATACCGATGCCCTCTCTCAACCCATTTCAGTCTATGAGGTGCATTTAGGGTCCTGGCTCCACGCATCCTCAGCGGAACCGCCCATAACTGTGGACGGAGAACCGGGCAATGTGGTAGTCGTCGCTGACTTAAAACCGGGGGCACGCTTCCTGACATATCGGGAGTTGGCAGAGCGGTTGATTCCCTATGTTAAGGAGTTGGGCTTTACCCATGTCGAGCTACTGCCGATTGCTGAGCACCCCTTTGATGGCTCCTGGGGCTATCAGGTAACGGGCTATTATGCCTGTACCTCACGCTATGGCACGCCGCAAGACTTTATGTACTTTGTAGATCAGTGTCATGCAAACGGCATTGGGGTAATTGTGGACTGGGTGCCGGGTCACTTCCCCAAAGATGGACATGGATTGGCATTCTTTGATGGTAGCCACCTCTACGAACACGCTGACCCCCGTAAGGGCGAACATAAAGAGTGGGGCACTCTGGTCTTTAACTACGCTCGCAACGAAGTCCGTAACTTCCTGGTTGCCAATGCGCTCTTCTGGTTTGACAAATATCACATCGATGGCATTCGGGTTGATGCGGTCGCGTCGATGCTCTACCTCGACTATTGCCGTAAGGATGGTGAGTGGGTCGCCAATCAATATGGTGGACGGGAAAATATTGAGGCAGCCGATTTTTTGCGTCAGATGAACCATGTAGTGTTTAGCTACTTCCCTGGAGCACTGACGATCGCCGAAGAGTCAACTTCGTGGCCTATGGTGTCGTGGCCTACCTATGTTGGTGGCTTGGGCTTCAACCTCAAGTGGAACATGGGTTGGATGCACGACATGATCGATTACTTCCACATGGATCCCTGGTTCCGGCAATTCCACCAGAACAACGTCACCTTTAGCATCATGTATGCGTTCAGCGAAAACTTTATGCTGGCGTTTTCTCATGATGAGGTGGTGCATGGCAAGAGCAACATGATCGGTAAAATGCCCGGTGATGAATGGCAGAAATATGCCAACCTGCGATGTCTCTACTCCTACATGTTCACGCACCCTGGTAAAAAGACTCTGTTTATGAGTATGGAGTTTGGGCAGTGGAGTGAGTGGAATGTCTGGGGTGATCTGGAATGGCATTTGCTGCAATATGACGCTCCTCAGAAATTGAAGAATTTCGTCGGTAAGCTGAACCAACTCTATCGCAGTGAACCGTCTCTGCATAGCCAGGACTTTAGCTTTGATGGCTTTGAGTGGATCGATTGCAGTGACAACCGTCACAGTGTTGTTTCATTCATTCGCAAGGCAAAAGACTCTGAAGATTATGTAGTCGTGGTCTGTAACTTCACACCACAGCCTCACGCTCATTATCGCGTTGGTGTGCCCGACCATGGCTTCTACACGGAGTTGTTTAATAGCGATTCCCGTGAGTATGGTGGCAGCAATATGGGCAATTTGGGTGGCAAATGGGCGGAGGAGTGGTCGTTCCACAATCGCCCTTACTCGATCGATTTGTGCTTGCCGCCTCTAGGAGTATTGGTGTTGAAGCTCGATCGGGAGAAAACTGAAGCGGCTAAAAGACCTCAACAGTAG